The following proteins come from a genomic window of Kocuria palustris:
- a CDS encoding macrolide 2'-phosphotransferase has protein sequence MTSSLEHLAAAAAAAVPGLRPAGVAPSPDDDADFRSAVVVDASQRRWRVRSSLTDEASMRLASEHAVLSSFSPALRAKLPFHMPTVVGSVEDRGRRLFVYSHLPGGPVPIDDLMDLADAPPARPQPPSAEPVPQAAAQLGQLIAAIHSLPRAMVMDADLPAYSSEQCRRRRLSELDQAATTGRIPAALLRRWEDALEDRTLWRFSTHVIHGDLHEDNLTVEGNRITAVTGWSDVHVGDPADDFAWLIGASDPSFAAAVVAEYSRHTPAEPDPHLLRRAHLEAEFALARWLVRGVSRDLPELVADAESMLRILEKDVEAYDRELSAARGAEAEQSVEARTEHARTSRQRAEEASFTATGLHGLNRDSLFSDPADDAGAGAAEPLADDDSPEPSGAKDEGPAADPHTGATVTPLRRPGPGTSQD, from the coding sequence ATGACATCGTCTCTGGAGCACCTCGCGGCCGCGGCGGCCGCGGCCGTCCCCGGGCTGCGCCCTGCGGGTGTGGCCCCCTCCCCCGACGACGACGCCGACTTCCGCTCCGCCGTGGTCGTCGATGCCTCGCAGCGCCGGTGGCGCGTGCGCAGCTCGCTGACCGATGAGGCCTCCATGCGCCTGGCCTCCGAGCACGCCGTTCTCAGTTCGTTCAGCCCGGCGCTGCGCGCCAAGCTGCCGTTCCACATGCCCACCGTCGTGGGCTCGGTCGAGGACCGCGGACGGCGCCTGTTCGTGTACTCGCACCTTCCCGGTGGCCCGGTGCCGATCGACGACCTCATGGACCTGGCCGACGCTCCGCCGGCGCGACCGCAGCCCCCGAGCGCCGAGCCCGTGCCGCAAGCCGCCGCGCAGCTGGGCCAGCTGATCGCCGCGATCCACTCGCTGCCGCGCGCCATGGTCATGGACGCCGATCTGCCCGCCTACAGCTCGGAGCAGTGCCGCCGGCGCCGGCTCAGCGAGCTCGACCAGGCAGCGACCACCGGACGCATCCCCGCGGCTCTGCTGCGGCGCTGGGAGGATGCGCTGGAGGACCGCACGCTGTGGCGCTTCTCCACCCATGTGATCCACGGCGACCTCCACGAGGACAACCTGACCGTGGAGGGCAACCGGATCACGGCCGTCACCGGCTGGTCGGACGTGCACGTGGGCGATCCCGCCGACGACTTCGCCTGGCTGATCGGGGCCAGCGACCCGTCGTTCGCCGCCGCCGTGGTCGCGGAGTACTCGCGGCACACCCCCGCCGAGCCGGACCCGCACCTGCTGCGCCGCGCGCATCTGGAGGCCGAGTTCGCCCTGGCCCGCTGGCTCGTGCGGGGCGTCTCACGGGATCTGCCAGAGCTGGTCGCCGACGCCGAGTCCATGCTGCGCATCCTGGAGAAGGACGTGGAGGCCTACGACCGGGAGCTCTCGGCCGCACGCGGAGCCGAGGCCGAGCAGTCGGTCGAGGCCCGCACCGAGCATGCCCGCACCTCCCGGCAGCGCGCCGAGGAGGCCTCCTTCACGGCCACCGGCCTCCACGGCCTGAACCGGGACTCGCTGTTCTCGGATCCCGCCGACGACGCAGGAGCCGGCGCGGCCGAGCCTCTGGCGGACGACGACTCCCCTGAGCCTTCCGGCGCGAAGGACGAGGGTCCCGCCGCCGACCCGCACACCGGGGCCACCGTGACCCCGCTGCGCCGACCCGGCCCCGGGACGTCGCAGGACTGA
- the nudC gene encoding NAD(+) diphosphatase, giving the protein MPTDQTRNAPSAHDHQAPGTSSGPGFDRLDPSSMLSTEALDRRAVERERTDLRRGARLVLVLLGGRLPLRGDRLVLLERSQLPELPADPARPEVFLGEVAAAAVLPDEEHDPQQRVGVTVRVLDDSQSALQDTTHGVVDELGQQIAAVQAQLDTAAPGHQWQGLRQAALSMIGRSPEDEALAVAAQAAMAWHLDHPRCPRCGEVTEVARSGWIRVCPQDSSLHFPRTDPAIIVAVTDGEPGSDQERLLLGRAAAWPEGRFSTLAGFVEPGESIDQAVRREIQEESGADVGDVRILGSQPWPFPRSLMIGCTARLQGGQVAPDGEEIAELRWVTREQLRRTSEVGELLLPGRISIARSLIEHWNGSPLTGAEW; this is encoded by the coding sequence GTGCCTACAGACCAGACCCGCAATGCACCTTCCGCCCACGATCACCAGGCGCCCGGCACCTCCTCGGGGCCGGGCTTCGATCGTCTGGACCCCTCGTCCATGCTCTCCACGGAGGCGCTGGACCGGCGCGCGGTCGAGCGCGAGCGCACGGATCTGCGCCGCGGCGCCCGGCTCGTGCTCGTGCTGCTCGGCGGGCGGCTTCCCCTGCGCGGGGACCGCCTGGTGCTGCTGGAGCGCTCGCAGCTGCCGGAGCTTCCGGCGGATCCCGCCCGGCCGGAGGTCTTTCTGGGAGAGGTAGCCGCCGCCGCCGTGCTGCCGGACGAGGAGCATGATCCGCAGCAGCGCGTGGGAGTCACTGTGCGCGTCCTGGACGATTCCCAGTCCGCTCTGCAGGACACCACCCACGGCGTGGTCGACGAGCTCGGCCAGCAGATCGCGGCCGTCCAGGCTCAGCTCGACACCGCTGCCCCGGGACATCAGTGGCAGGGGCTGCGTCAGGCGGCCCTGTCCATGATCGGCCGGTCCCCGGAGGACGAGGCGCTGGCGGTGGCTGCTCAGGCCGCCATGGCCTGGCATCTGGACCACCCCCGCTGCCCGCGCTGCGGCGAGGTCACGGAGGTCGCGCGCTCGGGCTGGATACGCGTCTGCCCGCAGGACTCCTCCCTGCACTTCCCCCGCACCGATCCCGCGATCATCGTGGCCGTCACCGACGGCGAGCCCGGAAGCGACCAGGAGCGCCTGCTGCTGGGCCGCGCGGCGGCCTGGCCGGAGGGCCGCTTCTCCACGCTGGCTGGGTTCGTGGAACCGGGGGAGTCGATCGATCAGGCGGTGCGCCGCGAGATCCAGGAGGAGTCCGGGGCGGACGTGGGCGATGTCCGCATCCTGGGCTCCCAGCCGTGGCCCTTCCCGCGATCGCTGATGATCGGCTGCACCGCGCGCCTGCAGGGCGGGCAGGTCGCCCCGGACGGCGAGGAGATCGCCGAGCTGCGCTGGGTGACCCGCGAGCAGCTGCGCCGCACCTCGGAGGTCGGTGAGCTGCTTCTGCCCGGGCGGATCTCCATCGCCCGCTCCCTGATCGAGCACTGGAACGGCAGCCCTCTGACGGGGGCCGAATGGTGA
- a CDS encoding ATP-dependent helicase, translated as MVSLEHLEREIVPDAASAALFALPGTEQLPLEERILEGLDPEQREAATALRGPVCLLAGAGTGKTRAITHRIAYGIATGVYTPQKVLALTFTARAAHEMRDRLRLLGAEGVQARTFHSAALRQLQYFWPQAVGGSIPDLVTHKARLIAEAAGSMRLSSDRAAIRDLSGEIERARALLLVPDMYPDAIAREAAAGSVRDLPGGHSATTIQRLWQTYEDLKTDRNLIDFEDVLAIMTGILEEDQRIAAAVRAQYQHFVVDEYQDVSPLQQRLLDAWLGPRDDLCVVGDASQTIYSFTGATSRHLLEFPARYESARVIRLVRDYRSTPQIVDTANRLLSARRAGPDSTEGLWAEPLRLVGQRAAGPVPDWHEYQDDQAEAQGTAVRIQDLLQDGVPATEIAVLYRTNGQAQAFETALADAGIGFRLRGTEQFFRRPEVRQAMVQIRSAARAEAESGTGAVAQQVRDMLRSLGWSQHAPRTVGSTREKWESMAALVDMTDRLAAAHTESLQAAQRAGTEGPGPFTLRHVAEELGRRAVAQDAPPVEGVTLASLHSAKGLEWDAVFLTGLSEGLMPITFAETSDEIDEERRLLYVGITRAREQLMLSCSASRTPGGRANRRPSRFLKDLLLTR; from the coding sequence ATGGTGAGCCTGGAGCACCTCGAGCGCGAGATCGTCCCGGACGCCGCCTCCGCGGCACTGTTCGCGCTGCCGGGGACCGAGCAGCTTCCTCTCGAGGAGCGCATCCTCGAAGGCCTGGATCCCGAGCAGCGCGAGGCCGCCACGGCCCTGCGCGGACCGGTGTGCCTGCTGGCCGGCGCGGGCACCGGCAAGACCCGGGCCATCACCCACCGGATCGCCTACGGGATCGCCACGGGGGTCTACACCCCCCAGAAGGTCCTGGCCCTGACCTTCACGGCCCGGGCCGCCCACGAGATGCGCGATCGCCTGCGTCTGCTGGGCGCGGAGGGCGTGCAGGCCCGGACGTTCCACTCGGCGGCCCTGCGCCAGCTGCAGTACTTCTGGCCCCAGGCCGTCGGCGGCTCCATCCCGGACCTGGTCACGCACAAGGCGCGGCTGATCGCGGAGGCGGCCGGCTCCATGCGCCTGAGCAGCGACCGCGCGGCGATCCGCGACCTGTCGGGGGAGATCGAGCGCGCCCGGGCGCTGCTGCTCGTGCCGGACATGTACCCGGATGCCATCGCCCGAGAGGCCGCGGCCGGCTCCGTCCGGGATCTGCCCGGCGGGCACAGCGCCACCACGATCCAGCGGCTGTGGCAGACCTACGAGGATCTCAAGACCGACCGGAACCTGATCGACTTCGAGGACGTGCTGGCCATCATGACCGGCATCCTCGAGGAGGACCAGCGGATCGCGGCGGCTGTGCGGGCGCAGTACCAGCACTTCGTGGTCGACGAGTACCAGGACGTCTCGCCGCTGCAGCAGCGCCTCCTGGACGCCTGGCTCGGCCCGCGCGACGACCTGTGCGTGGTGGGCGATGCCTCCCAGACCATCTACTCGTTCACGGGCGCCACGTCTCGGCACCTGCTCGAGTTCCCGGCGCGCTACGAATCCGCCCGGGTGATCCGCCTGGTGCGCGACTACCGCTCCACCCCGCAGATCGTGGACACGGCCAATCGCCTGCTCAGTGCGCGTCGTGCCGGCCCGGATTCGACCGAGGGGCTGTGGGCCGAGCCCCTGCGCCTGGTGGGGCAGCGCGCCGCCGGTCCCGTCCCGGACTGGCACGAGTACCAGGACGATCAGGCCGAGGCCCAGGGCACCGCTGTGCGCATCCAGGACCTGCTCCAGGACGGCGTCCCGGCCACCGAGATCGCCGTGCTCTACCGCACCAACGGGCAGGCCCAGGCCTTCGAGACCGCACTGGCCGATGCCGGCATCGGCTTCCGGCTGCGCGGCACCGAGCAGTTCTTCCGCCGTCCGGAGGTGCGCCAGGCCATGGTGCAGATCCGCTCCGCGGCAAGGGCCGAGGCGGAGTCCGGAACCGGCGCCGTGGCCCAGCAGGTCCGGGACATGCTGCGCTCGCTGGGCTGGTCGCAGCACGCCCCGCGCACCGTGGGCAGCACGCGGGAGAAGTGGGAGTCCATGGCGGCGCTGGTGGACATGACGGACCGCCTGGCCGCCGCGCACACCGAATCGCTCCAGGCCGCTCAGCGCGCCGGGACGGAGGGCCCCGGCCCGTTCACCCTGCGGCACGTGGCCGAGGAGCTGGGTCGTCGGGCCGTGGCCCAGGACGCGCCCCCGGTCGAGGGGGTCACCCTGGCCTCCCTGCACTCGGCCAAGGGCCTGGAGTGGGACGCGGTCTTCCTGACGGGGCTGTCGGAGGGGCTCATGCCGATCACGTTCGCCGAGACCTCGGACGAGATCGACGAGGAGCGCCGACTGCTCTACGTCGGCATCACCCGTGCCCGCGAGCAGCTGATGCTCTCGTGCTCAGCCTCGCGGACCCCGGGCGGACGCGCCAACCGGCGCCCGTCGCGCTTCCTGAAGGACCTCCTGCTCACCCGCTGA
- a CDS encoding M48 family metallopeptidase — translation MPAARRPRQHSADRPDSAAAAGASAETREEPEVEVRRSQRRRRTVSAHWSGERIILQVPAMMSSREVARWAEQMTTRLVDQRERTRAASNARGRDEYLMGRARELSERLLGGRAQPTDVVWTSRQTARWASATPATGRIRVSDRLRSAPEWVLDTVLHHELCHLLEAGHGPQFRRLEALHPDMDRAQAFLEGAAWALGEPDQRPLSPESGSESGPGPDSGS, via the coding sequence ATGCCTGCCGCCCGTCGCCCCCGCCAGCACTCCGCCGATCGTCCGGACAGCGCTGCCGCTGCAGGCGCCTCCGCCGAGACCCGCGAGGAGCCCGAGGTCGAGGTCCGGCGCTCGCAGCGCCGCCGCCGCACGGTCTCCGCGCACTGGTCGGGGGAGCGGATCATCCTGCAGGTCCCCGCGATGATGTCGTCCCGCGAGGTCGCGCGATGGGCCGAGCAGATGACCACCCGCCTGGTCGACCAGCGCGAGCGCACCCGAGCCGCCTCGAACGCGCGCGGGCGCGACGAGTACCTGATGGGCCGTGCTCGGGAGCTCTCCGAGCGCCTTCTCGGGGGCCGGGCGCAGCCGACGGACGTGGTGTGGACGTCCCGGCAGACCGCGCGCTGGGCCTCGGCCACGCCGGCCACCGGTCGGATCCGCGTCTCGGATCGCCTGCGCAGCGCCCCCGAATGGGTGCTCGACACCGTGCTGCACCACGAGCTGTGCCACCTGCTGGAGGCCGGCCACGGTCCGCAGTTCCGTCGTCTGGAGGCGCTGCACCCGGACATGGACAGGGCCCAGGCCTTCCTCGAGGGAGCGGCCTGGGCCCTGGGGGAGCCGGATCAGCGTCCGCTGTCTCCCGAGTCCGGATCGGAGTCCGGGCCGGGGCCCGACTCGGGATCCTGA
- a CDS encoding zinc-dependent metalloprotease, giving the protein MSSQSPNGDDDREGQGQDPFQQMFQQFLGQSGMSQEDLQKMGMPTDPAAMQAMFAQVQSMFSGAGQDGPVNWQAAKDHARRVVSAGGDPSVTDAQRKVVDDAVQLAQLWVEDHTSFGQAPLQPAAWSRSEWVEGTFETWREITGPVAESITKALTDTLTQQLPEEVSQMMGGASNMLAGAGGMMFAMQLGQALGGLAAEVVSSSDIGLPLGGDRPAMLPRNVEEFGEGLDIPAQEVVIYLAVREVVHTRLFHASPWLRPHLIDLITRFSREIHIDMERIEGLAADIDPSDPSAVQEALGSGVFVPEQSAEQKAVLGRLETLLALIEGWVDVVTVRATANLPSSAALSETIRRRRASGGPAEHAFASLIGLELRPRRMRDAAAFWERVEQRRGLEDRDGLWESAELLPTDEDLDDPEGYESRRGLLTASEDELDAALRSLLDSESMSEDDAQDSGSSADQDPESGPGPDSDPDSGDSGR; this is encoded by the coding sequence ATGAGCTCCCAGTCACCGAACGGCGACGACGACCGCGAGGGTCAGGGCCAGGACCCCTTCCAGCAGATGTTCCAGCAGTTCCTGGGGCAGTCCGGGATGTCCCAGGAGGACCTGCAGAAGATGGGCATGCCGACCGATCCCGCCGCCATGCAGGCCATGTTCGCGCAGGTGCAGTCCATGTTCTCGGGCGCTGGCCAGGACGGCCCCGTCAACTGGCAGGCCGCCAAGGACCATGCCCGCCGGGTCGTCTCGGCCGGCGGGGATCCGTCCGTGACCGATGCCCAGCGCAAGGTCGTCGACGACGCCGTCCAGCTCGCGCAGCTGTGGGTCGAGGACCACACGAGCTTCGGGCAGGCTCCGCTGCAGCCGGCTGCGTGGTCGCGCTCCGAGTGGGTCGAGGGCACGTTCGAGACCTGGCGGGAGATCACCGGCCCCGTGGCCGAGTCGATCACCAAGGCGCTGACGGACACCCTCACCCAGCAGCTGCCGGAGGAGGTCTCCCAGATGATGGGCGGGGCCTCGAACATGCTCGCCGGTGCCGGCGGGATGATGTTCGCCATGCAGCTGGGCCAGGCCCTCGGCGGCCTGGCCGCCGAGGTCGTCTCGTCCTCGGACATCGGCCTGCCGCTGGGCGGGGACCGTCCGGCCATGCTCCCGCGCAACGTCGAGGAGTTCGGCGAGGGCCTGGACATCCCCGCTCAGGAGGTCGTGATCTACCTCGCCGTCCGCGAGGTCGTGCACACGCGCCTCTTCCACGCCTCGCCCTGGCTGCGCCCCCACCTCATCGATCTGATCACCCGGTTCTCCCGCGAGATCCACATCGACATGGAGCGCATCGAGGGCCTGGCCGCGGACATCGATCCCTCGGATCCCTCCGCCGTGCAGGAGGCCCTGGGCTCCGGGGTCTTCGTGCCCGAGCAGTCCGCCGAGCAGAAGGCCGTGCTGGGCCGCCTCGAGACGCTGCTGGCGCTGATCGAGGGCTGGGTCGACGTCGTGACGGTGCGCGCGACCGCCAACCTGCCTTCGTCGGCTGCGCTGTCGGAGACCATCCGCCGTCGTCGCGCCTCGGGCGGGCCGGCCGAGCACGCCTTCGCGTCCCTGATCGGGCTCGAGCTGCGCCCGCGCCGCATGCGCGACGCCGCCGCCTTCTGGGAGCGCGTCGAGCAGCGCCGCGGCCTCGAGGACCGCGACGGCCTCTGGGAGTCCGCCGAGCTGCTGCCCACCGACGAGGATCTCGACGATCCGGAGGGCTACGAGTCCCGTCGCGGGCTGCTCACGGCCTCCGAGGACGAGCTCGACGCCGCCCTGCGCAGCCTCCTGGACAGCGAGTCGATGTCCGAGGACGACGCACAGGACTCCGGCTCCTCCGCGGATCAGGATCCCGAGTCGGGCCCCGGCCCGGACTCCGATCCGGACTCGGGAGACAGCGGACGCTGA
- a CDS encoding S16 family serine protease, which produces MPLVECEQPRPAGAREDPEVLIPVSRPRLRPGLEGGSLIAAGALLIVCAWTPTPYVVERPGPTFDIAGEVGEQPIMTIDGAETFPTDSQLDFSTVYVVGGPGSSPRVLETMISWADPGMAVVPLEVMYPPATTQEEVTDSGTAAMESSQDMAIAAGLNDLDYDYETSLSVSAIEPGVPAESSLRVGDQLLELDGEPIASFESLRDDLLAMPDDTAQLTVLRDGTRTDVSVETIDEGHGRQLGVYLDREFDFPFEVDFGLEDVGGPSAGMMLSLSLIDQLTEGSLAGDHHVVGTGTIDAEGDVGPIGGIRQKMIGASQAGADLFLAPVENCDEVRGHTPDGLPVVAVDTLDEAEEALAVLADDGDLSALPSCGDAQD; this is translated from the coding sequence GTGCCGCTCGTCGAGTGCGAGCAGCCCCGTCCCGCCGGTGCCCGAGAAGATCCCGAGGTCCTGATCCCCGTGTCCCGCCCCCGACTCCGCCCCGGCCTGGAAGGCGGATCGCTGATCGCGGCTGGTGCGCTGCTGATCGTGTGCGCCTGGACCCCCACCCCGTACGTGGTCGAGCGGCCGGGGCCCACATTCGACATCGCCGGCGAGGTCGGCGAGCAGCCGATCATGACGATCGACGGGGCCGAGACCTTTCCCACCGACTCGCAGCTCGACTTCTCGACCGTCTACGTGGTCGGCGGGCCGGGCTCGAGCCCCCGGGTGCTCGAGACCATGATCTCGTGGGCGGATCCGGGGATGGCGGTCGTGCCGCTGGAGGTCATGTACCCGCCGGCGACCACGCAGGAGGAGGTCACCGACTCCGGCACCGCAGCCATGGAGTCCTCACAGGACATGGCGATCGCCGCCGGGCTCAACGACCTCGATTACGACTACGAGACCTCCCTGAGCGTTTCCGCGATCGAGCCCGGAGTGCCCGCGGAGTCGTCCCTGCGGGTCGGCGACCAGCTGCTCGAGCTCGACGGCGAGCCCATCGCCTCGTTCGAGTCCCTGCGCGACGACCTCCTGGCCATGCCGGATGACACGGCCCAGCTCACGGTGCTGCGCGACGGCACCCGCACCGACGTCTCCGTCGAGACGATCGACGAGGGCCACGGCCGTCAGCTCGGCGTCTACCTGGACCGCGAGTTCGACTTCCCCTTCGAGGTCGACTTCGGCCTGGAGGACGTGGGCGGTCCGAGCGCCGGGATGATGCTCTCGCTGAGCCTGATCGACCAGCTCACCGAGGGCTCGCTGGCAGGAGACCACCACGTGGTCGGCACCGGGACCATCGACGCCGAGGGCGACGTCGGCCCGATCGGCGGCATCCGGCAGAAGATGATCGGGGCCTCGCAGGCCGGGGCGGATCTCTTCCTGGCGCCGGTCGAGAACTGCGACGAGGTGCGCGGCCACACCCCGGACGGCCTGCCCGTCGTCGCCGTGGACACCCTCGACGAGGCCGAGGAGGCCCTGGCCGTCCTGGCCGATGACGGCGATCTGTCCGCCCTGCCCAGTTGCGGGGACGCGCAGGACTGA
- a CDS encoding UPF0182 family protein: protein MTAGPAEPPRPPKGPAGSTPAGDGPAARQSRRNGALLPTVIIVVALIAAFVAFTQVYTEILWFDQLGYLNVFATQNIARAGLFLVAAALVAALLWISMRVAYRSRPITAADATDDNLRRYQQAFEPVRRIAMIAVPVLFGLFTASTIASQWETVLLFFHQIPFGQDDPEFGMDLAFWVFTLPFLQLLIGFLTSTLLLCGIAALLVHYLYGAIRLSERGLSFSRAARVQLAVTAAAFLVLQGVNFWLDRYATLNNTGGSWTGAMYTDVNAVIPVRGILAAAALVVAALFVASAVMGRWRLPMIGTAMLVIVAVVAGGIYPSLVQRFQVLPSEQQMEDEYIQRNIDGTRAAFGLDQTETQAYDATTQTQEGALADYEETTSNIRLLDPNVVSPAFAQLQQFRPYYSFPSTLNVDRYEIDGQVQDTVLAARELNQGETDGWYNQHVVYTHGYGLIAAFGDRVEADGSPSFIQGGIMAGGEISEDYEPRIYFGEQSPEYSIVGGAEEDPNLELDRPSTSDDEEDDVRTTFSGEGGPNVGNPLNRLSYAIKFQSTDLMFSDAVRPDSQVLFDRTPRERVEKVAPYLTVDGNPYPAIVDGRVKWIVDAYTTSDAYPYSTPMELDDATEDTATAEGASAALPSEQANYMRNSVKATVDAYDGSVDLYAWDEEDPVLKAWQGIFPTSYKPYSEMSAELMEHVRYPEDIFKVQRELLNRYHVTDAGSFYAGDDVWSIPNDPTTDASTAIPPYYLSMQMPEESEASFQLTTPFIPQQNEGENSRNVLYGYLAANGDAGTGEDGVKSDEYGDLKLLELPRSSVVPGPGQAQNNFNSNTEVSSALNLLRQGGSEVINGNMLALPVNDGMMYIQPVYVRSSGESGYPTLRRVLVSFGEEVGFAPTLDEALDQVFGGDSGAQTTDGAGVTEAEAAEAAEGQDGEQPAEEEQPADGETTAPSGGTDLDSALSDAADAMEDSQTAMEEGDWAAYGEAQDRLDDALGRAMTAEGIDPSASPGPTDPNADQ from the coding sequence GTGACCGCTGGACCGGCAGAACCGCCCCGCCCGCCGAAGGGCCCCGCAGGCAGCACTCCCGCTGGAGACGGGCCCGCGGCTCGTCAGTCCCGGCGCAACGGAGCCCTGCTGCCGACCGTCATCATCGTGGTGGCGCTGATCGCCGCGTTCGTCGCGTTCACGCAGGTGTACACGGAGATCCTGTGGTTCGACCAGCTCGGGTACCTGAACGTGTTCGCCACGCAGAACATCGCCCGCGCGGGGCTGTTCCTGGTGGCCGCGGCGCTGGTGGCTGCTCTGCTGTGGATCTCCATGCGCGTGGCCTACCGCAGCCGGCCGATCACCGCGGCCGACGCCACGGATGACAACCTGCGGCGCTACCAGCAGGCCTTCGAGCCCGTGCGCCGGATCGCCATGATCGCGGTGCCCGTGCTGTTCGGGCTGTTCACGGCCTCCACGATCGCCTCCCAGTGGGAGACCGTGCTGCTGTTCTTCCACCAGATCCCCTTCGGGCAGGACGACCCCGAATTCGGCATGGACCTGGCCTTCTGGGTCTTCACCCTGCCGTTCCTGCAGCTGCTGATCGGCTTCCTGACCTCCACGCTGCTGCTGTGCGGCATCGCGGCGCTGCTGGTCCACTACCTCTACGGCGCCATCCGCCTCTCCGAGCGCGGACTGAGCTTCAGCCGCGCGGCCCGCGTGCAGCTGGCCGTCACGGCCGCCGCCTTCCTGGTCCTGCAGGGCGTGAACTTCTGGCTGGACCGCTACGCCACCCTGAACAACACCGGCGGCAGCTGGACCGGCGCCATGTACACGGACGTCAACGCCGTGATCCCGGTGCGCGGGATCCTGGCCGCTGCTGCGCTTGTCGTCGCCGCGCTGTTCGTCGCCTCGGCCGTCATGGGCCGCTGGCGCCTGCCCATGATCGGCACGGCCATGCTCGTGATCGTCGCCGTGGTCGCAGGCGGGATCTACCCGTCGCTCGTGCAGCGCTTCCAGGTCCTGCCCTCCGAGCAGCAGATGGAGGACGAGTACATCCAGCGCAACATCGACGGCACTCGCGCCGCCTTCGGCCTGGATCAGACCGAGACCCAGGCCTATGACGCGACCACGCAGACGCAGGAGGGCGCGCTGGCCGACTACGAGGAGACCACGTCCAACATCCGTCTGCTCGACCCGAACGTCGTCTCCCCGGCCTTCGCGCAGCTGCAGCAGTTCCGCCCGTACTACTCCTTCCCCTCCACCCTGAACGTGGACCGCTACGAGATCGACGGCCAGGTCCAGGACACCGTTCTGGCCGCCCGCGAGCTCAACCAGGGTGAGACCGACGGCTGGTACAACCAGCACGTCGTCTACACGCACGGCTACGGCCTGATCGCAGCCTTCGGCGACCGCGTGGAGGCCGACGGCTCCCCGTCGTTCATCCAGGGCGGCATCATGGCCGGCGGCGAGATCTCGGAGGACTACGAGCCGCGGATCTACTTCGGCGAGCAGTCTCCCGAGTACTCGATCGTCGGCGGTGCGGAGGAGGACCCGAACCTCGAGCTGGATCGCCCGTCGACCTCGGACGACGAGGAGGACGACGTCCGCACCACGTTCTCCGGCGAGGGCGGCCCCAACGTGGGCAACCCCCTGAACCGGCTGTCCTACGCCATCAAGTTCCAGTCCACGGACCTGATGTTCTCGGATGCCGTGCGGCCCGATTCGCAGGTCCTGTTCGATCGCACCCCGCGCGAGCGCGTCGAGAAGGTCGCCCCGTACCTCACGGTCGACGGCAACCCCTACCCGGCCATCGTGGACGGGCGCGTCAAGTGGATCGTGGACGCCTACACGACCTCGGACGCCTACCCGTACTCCACGCCCATGGAGCTCGACGACGCGACCGAGGACACCGCGACCGCCGAGGGCGCCTCCGCGGCGCTGCCCAGCGAGCAGGCGAACTACATGCGCAACTCGGTCAAGGCGACCGTCGATGCGTACGACGGCTCCGTGGACCTGTACGCCTGGGACGAGGAGGATCCCGTGCTGAAGGCCTGGCAGGGCATCTTCCCGACCTCGTACAAGCCGTACTCGGAGATGTCGGCCGAGCTGATGGAGCACGTGCGCTACCCGGAGGACATCTTCAAGGTCCAGCGCGAGCTGCTCAACCGGTACCACGTCACCGATGCGGGCTCGTTCTACGCCGGCGACGACGTCTGGTCGATCCCGAACGACCCCACGACCGACGCCTCCACGGCCATCCCGCCGTACTACCTCTCCATGCAGATGCCGGAGGAGTCGGAGGCCAGCTTCCAGCTGACCACCCCGTTCATCCCGCAGCAGAACGAGGGGGAGAACTCCCGCAACGTGCTCTACGGCTACCTGGCCGCCAACGGCGATGCCGGCACCGGCGAGGACGGCGTGAAGTCGGACGAGTACGGAGACCTGAAGCTGCTCGAGCTGCCCCGCAGCTCCGTGGTCCCGGGACCGGGCCAGGCGCAGAACAACTTCAACTCGAACACCGAGGTCTCCTCCGCCCTGAACCTGCTGCGCCAGGGCGGCTCCGAGGTGATCAACGGCAACATGCTGGCCCTGCCGGTCAACGACGGCATGATGTACATCCAGCCCGTCTACGTCCGCTCCTCGGGCGAGTCCGGCTATCCCACTCTGCGGCGCGTGCTGGTCAGCTTCGGCGAGGAGGTCGGATTCGCTCCCACGCTCGACGAGGCCCTGGACCAGGTCTTCGGCGGCGACTCGGGCGCTCAGACGACCGACGGCGCGGGCGTCACCGAGGCCGAGGCCGCCGAGGCGGCGGAGGGCCAGGACGGCGAGCAGCCGGCCGAGGAGGAGCAGCCCGCCGATGGCGAGACCACCGCTCCGAGCGGCGGCACCGACCTGGACTCGGCGCTGTCGGATGCGGCCGATGCCATGGAGGACTCGCAGACGGCCATGGAGGAGGGCGACTGGGCCGCCTACGGCGAGGCTCAGGACCGTCTCGACGACGCCCTGGGGCGGGCCATGACGGCCGAGGGCATCGACCCCAGCGCCTCGCCGGGTCCCACGGATCCGAACGCAGATCAGTGA